The nucleotide window GCCCAAAGCCGCCGCCTCCGCGCCGTCTATGGCATCCGCCCACGCCGCAGCGTGTGCCGTGCCCGTCGCACAGTTCATAATCCCCGCCTTCAATGCGCAGCAGCTTGCCGTTCACCAGCGAGTCTGCCAGTTTTTTGCGTGCTTCCGCATAGATGCTCTGCACGGTGGTGCGGGCAATGCGCATTTTTTCTGCGCAGGCCTCCTGATTCATGCCCTCAAGATCAATGAGGCGCACGGCCTCATATTCGTCCACGGTCATGATGACTTCCTGCCGCGCCTGCGGGGCGCTCTGCCCAAAGCCCGGCAGCGGCCCAAAATTGCGGTTTTCCGGCAGGCAGCAGACTTTGCGCCATTTTTTTGGTCTTGGCATGCAATCCTCTTTGGGCCG belongs to Desulfovibrio desulfuricans DSM 642 and includes:
- a CDS encoding DUF134 domain-containing protein, whose protein sequence is MPRPKKWRKVCCLPENRNFGPLPGFGQSAPQARQEVIMTVDEYEAVRLIDLEGMNQEACAEKMRIARTTVQSIYAEARKKLADSLVNGKLLRIEGGDYELCDGHGTRCGVGGCHRRRGGGGFGQ